A single window of Mustela erminea isolate mMusErm1 chromosome 4, mMusErm1.Pri, whole genome shotgun sequence DNA harbors:
- the MPC1 gene encoding mitochondrial pyruvate carrier 1 isoform X1, producing MAGALVRKAADYVRSKDFRDYLMSTHFWGPVANWGLPIAAINDMKKSPEIISGRMTFALCCYSLTFMRFAYKVQPRNWLLFACHATNEVAQLVQGGRLIKHEMSKKA from the exons ATGGCGGGCGCGCTGGTGCGGAAGGCGGCGGACTATGTCCGGAGCAAGGATTTCCGGGACTACCTCATGAG CACG CATTTCTGGGGCCCTGTCGCCAACTGGGGTCTTCCCATTGCTGCCATCAATGACATGAAAAAGTCTCCAGAGATTATCAGTGGGCGGATGACATTTG CTCTCTGTTGCTACTCGCTGACCTTCATGAGATTCGCCTACAAGGTGCAGCCTCGAAACTGGCTCCTGTTCGCCTGCCACGCCACCAACGAGGTAGCGCAGCTCGTTCAGGGAGGACGCCTCATCAAGCACGA GATGAGTAAAAAGGCATAA
- the MPC1 gene encoding mitochondrial pyruvate carrier 1 isoform X2 — MAGALVRKAADYVRSKDFRDYLMSPHFWGPVANWGLPIAAINDMKKSPEIISGRMTFALCCYSLTFMRFAYKVQPRNWLLFACHATNEVAQLVQGGRLIKHEMSKKA, encoded by the exons ATGGCGGGCGCGCTGGTGCGGAAGGCGGCGGACTATGTCCGGAGCAAGGATTTCCGGGACTACCTCATGAG cccg CATTTCTGGGGCCCTGTCGCCAACTGGGGTCTTCCCATTGCTGCCATCAATGACATGAAAAAGTCTCCAGAGATTATCAGTGGGCGGATGACATTTG CTCTCTGTTGCTACTCGCTGACCTTCATGAGATTCGCCTACAAGGTGCAGCCTCGAAACTGGCTCCTGTTCGCCTGCCACGCCACCAACGAGGTAGCGCAGCTCGTTCAGGGAGGACGCCTCATCAAGCACGA GATGAGTAAAAAGGCATAA
- the MPC1 gene encoding mitochondrial pyruvate carrier 1 isoform X3 → MKKSPEIISGRMTFALCCYSLTFMRFAYKVQPRNWLLFACHATNEVAQLVQGGRLIKHEMSKKA, encoded by the exons ATGAAAAAGTCTCCAGAGATTATCAGTGGGCGGATGACATTTG CTCTCTGTTGCTACTCGCTGACCTTCATGAGATTCGCCTACAAGGTGCAGCCTCGAAACTGGCTCCTGTTCGCCTGCCACGCCACCAACGAGGTAGCGCAGCTCGTTCAGGGAGGACGCCTCATCAAGCACGA GATGAGTAAAAAGGCATAA